Below is a genomic region from bacterium.
GCCCGGCCGACGTCGCGGGACTCGATTACCTCGACGAGCTCGGGTTCCCCGGCCGGTATCCCTATGCGCGGGGCCCCTACCCGACGATGTACCGCTCGCGCCCGTGGACGATGCGGCAGATCGCCGGGTACGGCACCGGCCGCGACACGAACGCTCGGCTCAAGTACCTCATCGGCCAGGGGCAGACCGGAATCTCGATCGATTTCGACATGCCGACGCTGATGGGCTACGACTCCGACGATCCCCGCGCCCGCGGCGAGGTAGGACGCGAAGGGGTGGCCGTCGACACGCTCGACGACCTCGCCGATATCCTGGACGGCATCGACATCGGCGCGATCAGCGTCTCGATGACGATCAATCCCACGGCGTGGATCCTGTTCGCGATGTACCTGGCGCTCGCCGAGCGGTGGGGCGTGCCGCGCCACGCGCTCGCCGGCACCGTGCAGGCCGACATCCTCAAGGAATACATCGCGCAGAAAGAGTGGATCTACCCGATCCCGGCGGCGATGCGGATCGTCCGCGATCTCATCATCTACAGCGTGGAGCACCTTCCCCACTACAACCCCATCAACATCAGCGGCTACCATATCCGTGAAGCCGGCGCGACCGCGGTGCAGGAGGCGGCGTTCACCCTGGCCAACGGCATCGCCTACGTCGAGGAGGTCCGCCGGACGGGGCTGGCGGTCGACGACTTTGCGCCGCGCCTCGCCTTCTACTTCATCGCGGAGCGGGACTTCTTCGAGGAAATCGCCAAGTTTCGGGCGGCGCGGCGGGTGTGGGCCCGCATCATGCGCGACCGGTTCGGCGCGCGGAAACCGGAGTCGATGCGCCTCAGGTTTCACTGTCAGACCGCCGGCTCCAGCCTCACGGCCCCGGAGCCCCTCAACAACATCGCGCGCACCGCGCTGCAGGCGCTCTCCGCGGTGCTCGGCGGGGCCCAGAGCCTGCACACCAACGGCATGGACGAGGCGCTCGCGATCCCATCCGAGCTGGCGATGAAAACGGCGCTGCGGACCCAACAGATCATTCTCGATGAGTCGCGGGCGGCGAATACGGTCGATCCGATGGCCGGCGGGTACTTCACGGAGGCCCTCACCGGCGAGATCGCGGCCGGCATCTGGGCGTATCTCGGGCGGATCGAGGACCTCGGCGGCGCGGTCGCCGCGGCGCAACAGAACTTCTTCCAGACCGAGCTGGCCGACACCGCATACCGCTATCATCAGCAGAAGGAGCGCGGCGAACTGACCGTCGTCGGCGTGAACAAGTATCTCGACCCGGCGGGCGGCGGCGACGTCCCCTTCGCCCTGCACGCCGTGGATCCGGACGTCGAGGCGCGGCAGCGGGAGCGCCTGGCGCGCGTGAAGCACCTGCGCGACGGCGGGGCGGTGGCGCGGTGCCTGGGCGCGCTGGCCGAAGCCGCCCGCGGCGACCGAAACCTCATCCCGCCGACGATCGACGCCGTCCGGGCGCACGCCACGCTCGGCGAGATCGTGCAGGCGCTCCGCGACGTCTTCGGCACGTACGTCGAACACCCGGTGTTCTGAGCCCGGCGTGACGACTCCGCAGCGCGTTCGGGTGCTGATGGCGAAAGTGGGGCTCGACGGCCACGACCGCGGCGTGAAGGTCGTGGCCCGGGCGCTGCGGGACGCCGGGTTCGAAGTCGTCTACACCGGCCTGCACCGGACGCCGGAGGAGGTGGCGGTCGCCGCGGTCCAGGAGGACGTGGACGTGATCGGCGTGAGCATCCTTTCCGGCGCGCATATGGCGCTGGTCCCGCCGCTGCTCGCGTCGCTCTCCGCCCGCGACGCGGCGGACATCCGCGTCCTCATCGGCGGCGTGATCCCCGCAGCCGACCGCGCGCGGCTCTGCGAGCTCGGCGTGGCCGCCGTCTTCGACCAGGACGCAACGACCGACGCGATCATCGACTGGATCCGGCGGCACGCGCGCGGGGCCCCCGGATGAGCCGCGACGCCGGCGCATCCCGCCGGCTAGTCCCCTCTGGGGGCGCCGCCGGCCTGCCCCCGTCCAGGGGCTGGCCGCCGGTCTACGACGACGACTACCTGCCGGACCCCGGGGCGCGGTACTGGTTTCCGGACCGCGAGACGATGCCGCCGGCCGAGCGCGACGCGCTGATTACGGTCAGGCTGCGGGCGATCGTCCGCTGGGCCTGGGATCGCTCGCCGTTCTACCGGGAGAAGTGGACCCAGGCCGGCGTGCACCCGGATCACCTCCGGCGGCTTGAGGACCTCCACCGCTTCCCGGTCGTGACGAAGGCCGAGTTGCGGGCGGAGCAGGCCGCGCATCCCCCCGCCGGACGGTACCTGTGCGTCGACCGCGCGGACGTCGCCCGCGTGCACGGGACCTCCGGCACCACCGGCAAACCGACGGTCTTTCTGATCGGCCGCGACGATTGGCGGCGCATCGCGAACGCGCACGCCCGCGTGATGTGGGGGATGGGCCTCCGGCCCGGCGATACCCTCTTCATCGCGTCGTTCTTCAGCCTCTACATCGGCAGCTGGGGGGCGCTCGCGGGCGGGGAACGGCTGCGCGCAGCGTGCTTCCCCTTCGGCGCCGGGCAGCCGGGGCAGACGCTCATGGCCGTGCGATGGCTGCGCGAGACCAGGCCGGCCGCGTTCTACGGCACCCCGTCCTACGCGCTGCACCTGGCCGAAGTCGCCGCCTCGGAGCACGTCGACCCGGGCGAGTTCGGGCTGCGCGTGATGTTCTTCTCCGGCGAGCCCGGCGCCGGCGTCCCCGCGACGCGGCGGAAGATCGAGCAGATCTTCGGCGCGGCGTGCCTCGACACCGGCAGCATGGCCGAGATGACGCCGTGGATGAGCAACGGCGAGTGCGCGTCCCGCTCCGGGATGCACCTCTGGCAGGACATCGTGTACTGCGAAGTCTGCGACCCGCGGACCCACCGGCCGGTCCCCTACGGCGGCGAGGGCACCCCCGTTTACACGCACCTCGAGCGGACATCCCAGCCGATGATCCGCCTCGTCTCCGGGGACCTGACCCGCTGGACCGACGAGCCGTGCGACTGCGGCCGCACGTATCCGCGGCTGCCGCGCGGCATCTACGGACGCCTCGACGACATGTGCGTCATCCGGGGCGCCAACATCTACCCGAGCGCCATCGAAGACGCGCTGCGCGCGATCGACGGATTCGGCGGGGAGTTCCAGATGGTGATCAGCCGCGACCGCGCGATGGACGAACTCGTCGTGCGGGCCGAATACAGCCCGGATGTCGCGCACCGGGCAGCCGGCGCCCCGGGCATCCTCGGCGCCCTGCGGGACCGCATGACGGCGCGGCTGACGGCGGTCCTCGGCATCCGGCCGATCGTCCGGTGCGAGCCGCCCGGGACGTTGCCGCGCACCGAGTTCAAAGCGCGGCGCGTGGTCGACAACCGCTCGCTGTACGAGGAGACCGTCGCCGCCG
It encodes:
- a CDS encoding methylmalonyl-CoA mutase family protein codes for the protein MATTRKRTPPAGQPAPPPPTGSDEGLSQGGLAGIAAAQAEWESTDVRQGAERAPERRAQFETLSGLPVKRLYGPADVAGLDYLDELGFPGRYPYARGPYPTMYRSRPWTMRQIAGYGTGRDTNARLKYLIGQGQTGISIDFDMPTLMGYDSDDPRARGEVGREGVAVDTLDDLADILDGIDIGAISVSMTINPTAWILFAMYLALAERWGVPRHALAGTVQADILKEYIAQKEWIYPIPAAMRIVRDLIIYSVEHLPHYNPINISGYHIREAGATAVQEAAFTLANGIAYVEEVRRTGLAVDDFAPRLAFYFIAERDFFEEIAKFRAARRVWARIMRDRFGARKPESMRLRFHCQTAGSSLTAPEPLNNIARTALQALSAVLGGAQSLHTNGMDEALAIPSELAMKTALRTQQIILDESRAANTVDPMAGGYFTEALTGEIAAGIWAYLGRIEDLGGAVAAAQQNFFQTELADTAYRYHQQKERGELTVVGVNKYLDPAGGGDVPFALHAVDPDVEARQRERLARVKHLRDGGAVARCLGALAEAARGDRNLIPPTIDAVRAHATLGEIVQALRDVFGTYVEHPVF
- a CDS encoding AMP-binding protein, with product MSRDAGASRRLVPSGGAAGLPPSRGWPPVYDDDYLPDPGARYWFPDRETMPPAERDALITVRLRAIVRWAWDRSPFYREKWTQAGVHPDHLRRLEDLHRFPVVTKAELRAEQAAHPPAGRYLCVDRADVARVHGTSGTTGKPTVFLIGRDDWRRIANAHARVMWGMGLRPGDTLFIASFFSLYIGSWGALAGGERLRAACFPFGAGQPGQTLMAVRWLRETRPAAFYGTPSYALHLAEVAASEHVDPGEFGLRVMFFSGEPGAGVPATRRKIEQIFGAACLDTGSMAEMTPWMSNGECASRSGMHLWQDIVYCEVCDPRTHRPVPYGGEGTPVYTHLERTSQPMIRLVSGDLTRWTDEPCDCGRTYPRLPRGIYGRLDDMCVIRGANIYPSAIEDALRAIDGFGGEFQMVISRDRAMDELVVRAEYSPDVAHRAAGAPGILGALRDRMTARLTAVLGIRPIVRCEPPGTLPRTEFKARRVVDNRSLYEETVAAAGTDRS
- a CDS encoding cobalamin B12-binding domain-containing protein; protein product: MTTPQRVRVLMAKVGLDGHDRGVKVVARALRDAGFEVVYTGLHRTPEEVAVAAVQEDVDVIGVSILSGAHMALVPPLLASLSARDAADIRVLIGGVIPAADRARLCELGVAAVFDQDATTDAIIDWIRRHARGAPG